A section of the Telopea speciosissima isolate NSW1024214 ecotype Mountain lineage chromosome 3, Tspe_v1, whole genome shotgun sequence genome encodes:
- the LOC122654665 gene encoding pentatricopeptide repeat-containing protein At5g46100-like, which yields MKSTAMSCKTLTKWSKQITSSQVQQLIRAERDIQKALLVFDSATAEYSNGFRHDQNSFGLMISRLVSANQFREAEELLNRMKEEKCNITEDIFLSICRAYGRAHKPLDAVRIFQRMKEFQCELTEKSYVTVFSTLVNESQMKMAQRFYKYMKEMGIPPSVASLNVLIKALCMNNGTIDAACQVFRNMPNRGCIPDSYTYGTLINGLCKCGRINEAKELFKEMEAKGCSPSVITYTSLIHGSCLSNNLDEAMGLFKEMRTKGINPNVVTYSSLMDGLCKGGRSSQAMELLEKMVGDRHPPNMITYSTLINGLCKERKLREALEILDRMKVQGLKPDAGLYGKIINGLCDLLKFQEAANFLDEMVLGGISPNRLTWNLHVKTHNRVVQGLCTEKNGNRAFQVYLSMRSRGISISADTFSALVSYFSKKGDIHKSARIVDEMVVEGCVPDEAIWFAVVGGFWCRRKVHEAAELVLVQLMDESCSLSTVFLGNHPEELCFT from the exons ATGAAATCAACTGCTATGAGTTGCAAGACACTAACCAAGTGGTCAAAACAAATTACATCATCCCAAGTCCAGCAGCTGATACGAGCAGAAAGGGACATCCAGAAAGCCCTTCTCGTATTTGATTCAGCAACGGCAGAGTACTCTAATGGATTCCGGCATGATCAAAACTCCTTTGGCCTCATGATTTCCAGATTAGTCTCCGCTAACCAGTTCAGAGAAGCTGAGGAGCTTCTTAATAGaatgaaggaggagaaatgtAACATCACTGAAGACATCTTCCTCTCCATATGCAGAGCTTATGGCCGGGCTCACAAGCCATTGGATGCCGTGAGGATTTTCCAGAGGATGAAAGAATTCCAATGTGAACTCACTGAAAAATCTTATGTCACAGTCTTCTCTACACTTGTCAATGAGAGTCAGATGAAGATGGCCCAAAGGTTTTATAAATATATGAAAGAAATGGGTATTCCACCAAGTGTTGCTTCACTCAATGTTTTGATTAAGGCCCTCTGCATGAACAATGGGACAATTGATGCCGCTTGTCAGGTATTCAGAAATATGCCTAATCGTGGGTGTATTCCTGATTCTTATACATATGGCACTTTAATTAATGGGTTATGTAAATGCGGGAGGATTAATGAAGCAAAAGAGCTTTTCAAAGAGATGGAGGCAAAAGGTTGTTCGCCCTCTGTAATCACCTACACTTCTTTAATACATGGTTCATGCTTGTCTAATAATTTGGATGAAGCCATGGGATTATTCAAAGAGATGAGAACGAAAGGTATCAATCCCAATGTGGTTACTTACAGTTCTCTGATGGATGGTCTCTGCAAGGGGGGCAGATCTTCACAAGCTATGGAGCTATTGGAAAAGATGGTTGGTGACCGGCATCCTCCGAACATGATAACTTATAGTACATTAATTAATGGACTTTGTAAAGAAAGGAAGCTTCGGGAAGCATTGGAGATTCTTGACAGGATGAAGGTTCAGGGCTTGAAACCGGATGCAGGATTGTAtggaaaaatcataaatggCCTCTGTGATCTCCTTAAGTTCCAGGAGGCTGCAAACTTCCTTGATGAGATGGTGCTTGGGGGTATCTCGCCTAATCGTTTGACTTGGAATCTTCATGTTAAGACTCATAACAGAGTGGTTCAGGGCCTTTGTACcgagaagaatggaaatcgaGCTTTTCAAGTGTATCTGAGTATGAGAAGTAGGGGGATCTCTATTAGTGCTGATACATTCAGTGCTCTTGTAAGTTACTTCTCTAAAAAAGGTGATATCCACAAGTCTGCTCGGATTGTCGACGAGATGGTTGTTGAAGGATGTGTTCCAGATGAGGCCATATGGTTTGCTGTTGTCGGTGGATTCTGGTGTCGGAGGAAGGTGCATGAAGCTGCTGAGTTGGTTTTGGTTCAGTTGATGGATGAAAGCTGCAGTTTGAGCACAGTATTTTT GGGAAATCATCCGGAGGAATTGTGCTTTACATGA